In the Enterococcus saigonensis genome, one interval contains:
- the aroF gene encoding 3-deoxy-7-phosphoheptulonate synthase, with protein sequence MIVIMKPGATKEQVELVVKRIQKEGLDVNIDQGTEHIVIGLKGDVRGIQDVPFNTYEGVEKTLKISNTYKLTSREFHPGNTIVDVDGVKIGDGSFVTMAGPCSIEGLEQIRECAKIAKAGGAKILRGGAFKPRTSPYAFQGLEEEGLKYIRQAADEFDMKVITEVMDEGHIEMVAEYSDILQIGARNMQNYKLLQAVGKTGKPIGLKRGIAGTIDEWLNAAEYIAVQDKSPVIFIERGIRTYETATRNTFDLSAVPLIKKLSHFPIIVDPSHGTGVWDLVAPMARAGVAAGADGMIVEIHPDPKNAWSDGQQSLNEENYMRMMKEVDILTAAMEKIKEIEG encoded by the coding sequence ATGATTGTAATTATGAAACCAGGGGCTACAAAAGAACAAGTAGAGTTAGTAGTAAAACGAATCCAAAAAGAAGGACTTGACGTAAACATCGATCAAGGGACTGAACATATTGTAATTGGTTTAAAAGGCGACGTTAGAGGAATTCAGGATGTGCCGTTTAACACTTATGAAGGCGTAGAAAAAACGTTAAAAATTTCCAATACGTACAAATTAACTTCTCGCGAATTTCACCCTGGTAATACTATTGTTGATGTCGATGGTGTAAAAATCGGTGATGGAAGCTTTGTCACAATGGCTGGACCTTGTTCCATTGAAGGACTAGAGCAAATTCGTGAATGTGCCAAAATTGCAAAAGCTGGAGGAGCGAAAATTTTACGAGGAGGAGCCTTTAAACCAAGAACTTCCCCATACGCTTTCCAAGGTTTGGAAGAAGAAGGCTTAAAATATATTCGTCAAGCAGCTGACGAATTCGATATGAAAGTTATCACAGAGGTAATGGATGAAGGGCATATTGAGATGGTGGCAGAATACAGTGACATTTTACAAATCGGCGCACGTAATATGCAAAACTACAAATTATTACAAGCTGTCGGCAAAACAGGAAAACCAATCGGCTTAAAACGAGGTATTGCAGGTACGATTGACGAGTGGTTAAATGCGGCGGAATACATTGCTGTTCAAGACAAATCACCTGTAATTTTCATTGAACGCGGAATTCGGACGTATGAAACTGCTACCCGCAACACATTTGACTTATCAGCTGTGCCTTTAATTAAAAAATTAAGTCATTTTCCAATTATTGTTGATCCAAGTCACGGTACGGGCGTTTGGGATTTGGTTGCGCCAATGGCTAGAGCTGGGGTAGCTGCAGGAGCTGATGGCATGATTGTTGAAATTCATCCTGATCCTAAAAATGCTTGGTCTGACGGACAACAGTCATTAAACGAAGAAAACTACATGAGGATGATGAAAGAAGTTGATATTTTGACTGCTGCGATGGAAAAAATTAAAGAAATCGAGGGCTAG
- a CDS encoding shikimate dehydrogenase, with the protein MKVTGYTRLAGLIANPAKHSISPLMHNAAFKANGIDAVYLSFEVEKAQLEASLRSITALDMIGVNVSMPYKMAVIPYLNELSAAAQLIGAVNTIVPTHDGALVGHNTDGSGFMRSLADIDVDIIGKEITIIGAGGAATAICVQAALDGVKKINIFNRQDNFFIQSRKKIQTIAQKTQCEIHLHDLADTKVVNNAISRSSLLVNATGVGMKPNEDRTAITDFSAFHQKLAVYDVVYNPRKTKLLQIAKEKGLKHTNGLGMLLYQGADAFELWTGQKMPLETIKPLVENS; encoded by the coding sequence ATGAAAGTAACTGGTTACACTCGTTTAGCAGGGCTTATTGCTAACCCGGCCAAACATAGCATTTCGCCGTTAATGCATAATGCAGCTTTTAAAGCAAATGGTATTGATGCCGTTTATTTATCTTTTGAAGTCGAAAAAGCACAATTGGAAGCTTCCCTTAGAAGTATCACAGCCCTTGATATGATTGGGGTAAACGTTTCAATGCCGTATAAAATGGCGGTCATTCCTTATTTGAATGAATTAAGTGCTGCAGCCCAATTGATTGGCGCTGTTAATACCATTGTACCCACTCATGATGGTGCCCTCGTTGGACACAATACAGATGGCAGCGGCTTTATGCGTAGCTTGGCTGATATCGATGTGGATATCATTGGAAAAGAAATCACGATTATTGGAGCAGGTGGGGCAGCGACTGCTATTTGCGTTCAGGCTGCCTTAGATGGCGTTAAAAAAATTAATATTTTCAATCGCCAAGATAATTTTTTCATTCAAAGTCGAAAGAAGATTCAAACAATTGCACAAAAGACGCAATGTGAGATTCATTTACACGATTTAGCTGATACAAAAGTAGTAAATAATGCAATTAGTCGCAGTAGCTTGTTAGTAAATGCGACTGGCGTTGGGATGAAACCAAATGAAGATAGAACCGCAATCACTGACTTTAGTGCTTTCCACCAAAAATTAGCTGTCTATGATGTCGTTTACAATCCCAGGAAAACAAAATTATTACAAATTGCCAAAGAAAAAGGACTAAAACATACTAACGGTTTAGGTATGCTATTGTACCAAGGTGCCGATGCGTTTGAATTGTGGACGGGCCAAAAGATGCCGCTAGAGACGATTAAACCATTAGTAGAAAACAGTTAA
- a CDS encoding ABC transporter ATP-binding protein → MSVLLIEHAIKKIRNGVADERTILNDVSLTLNSGDFVTIVGGNGAGKSTLFNTVTGTLPLNGGQVFLDGKNVTNLGEEKRAKYLGRVFQDPKMGTAPRMTVAENLLLAERRGQKRLLRSRKLNERKAYFKELCAKVGNGLEDHLDTPTGHLSGGQRQALSLLMATIERPELLLLDEHTAALDPKTSKNIMSLTNDLVAENNLTCMMITHQMEDALKYGNRLLLLKKGAIVKDLNKAEKEKLTLTDLLLFFEEDL, encoded by the coding sequence GTGAGTGTATTACTAATTGAACATGCTATCAAAAAAATTAGAAATGGCGTCGCTGATGAACGTACGATTTTAAACGATGTCAGTTTAACTTTAAATTCTGGTGACTTTGTCACAATCGTTGGGGGAAATGGAGCAGGGAAAAGTACTTTATTTAATACTGTTACAGGCACGTTGCCTTTGAATGGTGGTCAAGTTTTTTTAGACGGTAAAAATGTTACTAATTTAGGTGAAGAAAAACGCGCGAAATACTTAGGACGAGTTTTTCAGGACCCTAAAATGGGGACAGCTCCTCGTATGACTGTAGCAGAGAATTTACTTTTAGCAGAACGCAGAGGACAAAAACGGCTTTTGCGTTCTCGGAAACTAAATGAACGCAAAGCGTATTTTAAAGAACTGTGTGCAAAAGTAGGAAATGGTCTAGAAGATCATTTAGATACGCCAACGGGTCATTTGTCTGGTGGTCAAAGGCAGGCTTTAAGTTTGCTAATGGCTACCATTGAAAGACCCGAACTTTTATTGCTTGATGAACATACAGCAGCTCTTGATCCGAAAACTTCAAAAAATATCATGTCACTAACCAATGATTTAGTAGCAGAAAATAATTTAACGTGTATGATGATTACCCATCAAATGGAAGATGCTCTAAAATATGGAAATCGCTTGTTACTGTTGAAGAAAGGGGCAATTGTCAAAGACTTAAATAAAGCTGAAAAAGAGAAGCTTACATTGACAGATTTGCTATTGTTTTTTGAAGAAGATTTGTAA
- a CDS encoding ABC transporter permease, whose translation MIVSTIGQGLLWSLLGIGIYLTYRILNFPDMTTEGTFPLGGAICVTAITSGIHPIIATLLGVIAGMIAGFVTGILFTKGKIPVILAGILVMAGLNSVILFVMKSPNKGLSNFPRIQTFFTNLNLPNYFDIVILGLIAVVITIMLVLFFINTDLGQAYIATGDNEVMARSLGIETDRMKILGLTISNGVIALSGALISQNDGYADVSKGTGVIVIGLASIIIGEVLFGELAFLERLIAVVVGSIIYQAIITLIIYLGFDTTYLKIFSSTILAICLMIPTLKEKLNLKTGLEKEA comes from the coding sequence ATGATTGTTTCAACAATTGGTCAAGGACTGTTATGGTCTTTGTTGGGAATCGGGATCTACTTAACTTACCGTATTTTAAACTTTCCTGATATGACTACAGAAGGAACATTTCCATTAGGAGGAGCCATTTGCGTCACTGCAATTACCAGTGGCATCCATCCTATCATTGCAACGTTATTAGGCGTTATCGCCGGGATGATAGCAGGCTTTGTAACGGGTATTTTGTTTACCAAAGGAAAAATTCCTGTAATTTTAGCCGGAATTTTAGTTATGGCAGGATTAAATTCAGTTATTTTATTCGTCATGAAAAGTCCTAACAAAGGATTAAGTAATTTTCCACGAATTCAAACTTTTTTTACAAATTTAAATTTACCTAATTATTTTGATATTGTTATCTTAGGACTGATTGCAGTAGTTATTACCATAATGTTAGTACTATTTTTCATCAATACCGATTTGGGTCAGGCGTATATTGCAACTGGCGATAACGAGGTAATGGCACGTTCTTTAGGTATTGAAACGGATCGGATGAAAATTTTGGGATTAACGATTTCAAACGGGGTAATTGCGTTATCCGGAGCTTTAATTTCACAAAATGATGGCTATGCTGATGTTTCAAAGGGGACCGGTGTAATTGTTATCGGACTTGCGTCTATTATTATCGGAGAAGTGCTATTTGGAGAATTAGCCTTTTTGGAACGACTAATTGCAGTTGTAGTGGGTAGTATTATTTATCAAGCAATCATCACCTTAATTATTTATTTAGGCTTTGATACGACTTATTTGAAAATATTTTCTTCCACAATCTTGGCAATTTGCTTAATGATTCCAACGCTAAAGGAAAAATTGAATTTAAAAACCGGTTTGGAAAAGGAGGCGTAG
- the trpX gene encoding tryptophan ABC transporter substrate-binding protein yields MKNKGLMYTVIALGVVLVGFLVFQAFGSSKSSNQKMENNNEKVYTVGVLQFVSHPALDQIYEGVKEGLKKEGYEEGKNLKINFQNGQADQSKLDTMSKQLISDDADALVGIATPAAQALANSTTTIPIVLGAVTDPKGAGLVKSNEKPGGNITGVSDQPPVASIIQLAHKLIPTGKKVGLLYSSSEMNSKFQTGQAEAEAKKLGLAVERKAVTSTNEVAQAVQVLSQSVDFIFIPNDNTIANAMETVNQEADKNNVPVFPSVDTMVEQGGLATIGINQKELGIKTGEMAAAILAGKSKPEDTAVYTFTKGDTIINKDQLAKFNLTLPTDLKENAKLVQTAKGDKK; encoded by the coding sequence ATGAAAAACAAAGGATTAATGTACACTGTAATTGCGTTGGGGGTTGTCTTAGTAGGATTTTTAGTTTTTCAAGCGTTTGGAAGCTCAAAATCAAGCAATCAAAAAATGGAAAACAATAACGAAAAAGTCTATACTGTCGGCGTTTTACAATTTGTTAGTCACCCTGCTTTGGATCAAATCTATGAAGGGGTTAAAGAAGGACTAAAAAAAGAAGGGTATGAAGAAGGGAAAAACCTAAAAATTAATTTTCAAAATGGACAGGCAGATCAAAGTAAGTTGGATACTATGAGTAAACAATTAATTAGCGATGATGCAGATGCTTTAGTTGGGATTGCTACTCCAGCAGCACAAGCTCTAGCCAATTCCACTACCACTATTCCAATTGTTTTAGGGGCAGTAACAGATCCTAAAGGTGCGGGGTTGGTGAAGAGTAATGAAAAGCCAGGAGGAAATATTACAGGAGTCTCTGATCAACCTCCAGTAGCTTCAATTATCCAATTAGCACATAAACTAATACCGACAGGAAAAAAAGTTGGACTTTTGTATTCTTCATCTGAAATGAATTCAAAATTCCAGACGGGGCAAGCAGAAGCTGAAGCGAAAAAACTGGGCTTAGCAGTTGAACGTAAGGCCGTAACTTCAACCAATGAAGTAGCGCAAGCTGTACAAGTATTATCACAATCCGTTGATTTTATCTTTATTCCCAACGACAATACTATTGCTAATGCTATGGAAACCGTAAACCAAGAAGCAGATAAAAATAATGTTCCTGTTTTTCCATCTGTTGATACAATGGTTGAACAAGGGGGTCTTGCTACAATCGGTATTAATCAAAAAGAACTTGGAATTAAGACTGGTGAAATGGCCGCAGCAATTTTAGCCGGGAAATCAAAACCTGAAGATACAGCAGTGTATACCTTTACGAAAGGCGATACAATTATTAATAAAGATCAGTTAGCAAAATTCAACTTGACTTTACCAACAGACTTAAAAGAAAATGCGAAACTAGTTCAGACAGCTAAAGGAGACAAGAAATAA
- a CDS encoding DUF1622 domain-containing protein: MDNIGHTIMHLAVPLFDIIIVFLNFLSILVLVWGVIIAGYDFIKSECSHANHVEAARHNNFIRNFLGSYVLLSLEILIAADIIESIINPTSADILRLAAVVIIRTVISYFLHREIQDALDNEETMKKLHKK, from the coding sequence GTGGATAATATTGGTCATACCATAATGCATCTAGCAGTGCCATTATTTGATATTATCATCGTTTTTCTTAATTTTTTATCCATATTAGTTTTAGTTTGGGGCGTAATTATTGCTGGGTATGATTTTATTAAATCTGAATGTTCCCATGCCAACCATGTTGAAGCAGCACGGCATAATAACTTTATTCGTAATTTTTTGGGGAGTTACGTCTTATTGAGCTTGGAGATATTAATTGCAGCAGATATTATTGAGTCTATTATAAATCCCACTTCTGCTGATATCTTACGTCTTGCAGCAGTCGTGATTATCCGAACAGTAATTTCTTATTTCTTACATCGAGAAATTCAAGACGCTCTTGATAACGAAGAAACAATGAAAAAGCTTCATAAAAAATAA
- the efbA gene encoding fibronectin-binding protein EfbA: MSFDGVFTHLVTNELTDLLVGGRISKIHQPYQNEIILVIRSKGKNHKLLLSAHPSYARIQLTDIAYQNPETPPNFVMMLRKYLDGAILTNISQIENDRVVHFTFNKRDELGDLQNILLVVELMGRHSTILLLNEANGKILDAIKHIGSSQNTYRSILPGAVYITPPKQDSLNPFTVSDVLLFDALSKLPEITAKALQQKFQGLGFDTAQELAFRLRKNENDKVMTWHQFFDSLHSGIPTLTVTETKEFFTPVPFSYLAENAISTTTYKNYSELLDAFYGDKAERDRVKQQGGQLLKKVENELVRNQTKLKKRQQTLKESEKAEEYRQKGELLTTFLHEVPKGVRAVTLMNYYDEDRPIAIKLNPALSPSQNAQKYFHRYQKLKNAVKLVYQQIDEAKAEIAYLESVLAQIEIAGPMDLDFIREELTTQGYLKKTTKRKKATTKSKPDEYLSSDGTTILVGKNNLQNDQLTLKTARKTDYWLHTKDIPGSHIIIKSSQPSENTILEAAELAAYFSKYRHSARVPVDLVQVKYIKKPNGAKPGYVIYENQKTYYITPESDIITRLKKQ, from the coding sequence ATGTCTTTTGATGGTGTTTTTACCCATTTAGTTACAAATGAATTAACTGATTTATTAGTTGGTGGCCGTATTTCAAAAATTCACCAACCTTATCAAAATGAAATTATTTTGGTTATCCGCTCAAAAGGAAAAAACCATAAACTTCTTTTATCTGCTCATCCCAGTTATGCGCGGATACAATTAACTGACATTGCCTATCAAAATCCGGAAACACCACCAAATTTTGTTATGATGCTTCGAAAATATTTGGATGGCGCGATTTTAACGAATATTTCTCAGATTGAAAATGATCGTGTAGTTCACTTTACTTTTAATAAACGAGATGAATTAGGAGATTTGCAAAACATTCTACTAGTTGTGGAGTTAATGGGTCGTCACAGTACTATTTTGCTATTAAACGAAGCTAACGGTAAAATTTTAGACGCAATCAAGCATATTGGAAGCAGTCAAAATACGTATCGTTCTATTTTACCTGGAGCTGTCTATATCACTCCGCCTAAACAAGATTCATTAAATCCATTTACTGTCTCAGATGTTTTACTTTTTGATGCACTATCAAAGTTGCCGGAAATTACTGCAAAAGCGTTACAGCAAAAATTTCAGGGTTTAGGTTTTGACACCGCGCAAGAATTAGCATTTCGTCTAAGAAAAAATGAAAACGATAAAGTAATGACTTGGCATCAATTTTTCGACAGTTTACATTCTGGAATTCCTACATTAACAGTGACTGAAACCAAGGAGTTTTTCACACCAGTTCCTTTTAGCTATTTAGCAGAAAATGCTATTAGTACCACCACCTATAAAAATTACAGTGAACTACTAGATGCTTTTTATGGTGATAAAGCAGAACGTGATCGTGTTAAACAACAAGGCGGACAATTGCTTAAAAAAGTTGAGAATGAATTAGTCCGCAATCAGACTAAGCTTAAAAAACGCCAGCAAACGTTAAAAGAATCTGAAAAAGCTGAGGAATATCGGCAAAAAGGAGAACTTTTGACAACTTTCTTACACGAAGTACCAAAAGGCGTACGTGCTGTTACACTAATGAATTATTATGATGAAGATCGTCCGATTGCAATTAAGTTAAACCCAGCTTTATCTCCTAGCCAAAATGCCCAAAAATATTTTCACCGCTATCAGAAGTTAAAAAATGCAGTCAAATTGGTCTATCAACAAATTGATGAAGCAAAAGCTGAAATTGCTTATTTAGAATCTGTTTTGGCACAAATTGAAATTGCAGGGCCTATGGATTTAGATTTCATTCGTGAAGAATTAACTACCCAAGGGTATTTAAAGAAGACGACAAAACGTAAAAAAGCAACGACAAAATCAAAGCCGGATGAATATCTCTCAAGTGACGGTACAACTATTTTAGTTGGAAAAAACAACTTGCAAAATGACCAGCTAACCTTAAAAACTGCGCGTAAAACAGATTACTGGTTACACACCAAGGACATTCCAGGATCACATATAATTATTAAAAGTAGCCAACCAAGTGAGAACACCATTTTAGAAGCCGCCGAACTGGCTGCATATTTTTCTAAATATCGTCATTCTGCGCGGGTACCAGTCGATTTAGT